TTTCCGTGCAATTCGTCTCGTAAACCATAACTTCCGTTTTTAAGTTCAATATTCCGGTTGGAAAGCGGAAAGGGGTTGTTCCCTCTCCGTTTATTCTCTAATCAATTCAGGCAAGCTTTTACCGTTATACCGGTTTTCAGTCCTTTATCCAGCTGCACGGTCAACCCACGAACATTCACCTCTTGAATTTGAGAAAGAAGCACATAACCCCATTCCCATTCTTGAATATGGCAATAACCGAAAAAAAGCCAGTCACCGTCTTCCTGCTGTTCGGCTTCCGTTACCAACCATACCACC
This window of the Bacteroides zhangwenhongii genome carries:
- a CDS encoding DUF2958 domain-containing protein; translated protein: MITVTEQLKNVFEANPLYSKEGQGLNAEVIARFFLPFSSVVWLVTEAEQQEDGDWLFFGYCHIQEWEWGYVLLSQIQEVNVRGLTVQLDKGLKTGITVKACLN